The Flavobacterium johnsoniae genomic sequence TATCAATCACTTATAAAAACACAGAGTTTATTTAACACTCTTGTTACCTTATTTTAATACCTTTTTGACTTATAGAGGAAGTATTTACTTACAATAAATTGTTGTTTTGGCTCAAATTTAAAATCTCAAATAACAATGAAAAAAGTTATAATGACTCTTGCCTTTGCTCTGGCGTTAACAGGAGCACATGCGCAAACAGAAAACAACAGCGGATTTAATAAATGGTCTATAGAATTTGCTGGTGGTTTGACTAAACCTCAACGCCCATTAACTGCAGGTTATTCTACAGACACTCCAAGCCCTTGGGTTGGTGATTTAGGAGTTCGTTATATGTTTAACAACAAATTTGGTTTGAAAGCTGATTTTGGATACAACAGTTTTACAGCAAAAAACAATTCTTTAGATTTTGATTCAAAATACTATAGAGTAGATTTACAAGCTGTTGCAAACTTAGGACGTATTATGAACTTTGAAACTTGGACTAATACATTTGGTTTATTAGGTCATGCAGGTTTTGGGTATGCTCAATTAAGAAGTGATAATTTTAAAGGAGCTGACGAAGTAGGTAACTTTATTGCGGGTGTAACTGGACAAATTCGTTTATCAAATAGAGTAGCCTTGACTGGTGATTTCTCAACTATTTTAAACGCATCGCAAGATCGTACTTTTGATGGAGCAAATATTGAAGGAAACAGAGGTTTTTCTGGATTGCTTTTTAATGGTACATTAGGGTTAAATGTGTATTTAGGAAAAAACACAAAACATGCAGATTGGGCAGTAATGTCTAGCAATAATGTTGATCTTACATCTTTAGAAAACAAAGTAGCAGATCTTGAACAACAAATTAAAAACAAACCTGCACAAAAAGAAATCGTTGTAGAAAAACAAGTTCCTGCACAACCTGTAGATAATGATTTGATTAAAAGAATGATCAATGACAAATATTACAGTGTTTATTTTGATTTCAATAAAACAACTCCTATCGAAAACTCAACTGCGTCAATCGATGTTGTTTTAAATTATTTAAGAAAAAATCCTTCTGCTTCTCTTGATTTAGTAGGTTACGCTGATCAAGTTGGAAAAGCAGATTATAATGAAAGACTTTCTAACACTAGAGCAAATAATGTAAAAACTATTTTTGAGCAAGCAGGAATCGCTTCTTCTCGTTTAAATGTTATTGCAAATGGTGCAGATACATCAATTAAGAAAGATTCTGACGAAGCTAGAAGATTAGCTAGAAGAGTTACTTTTATTGTAAAGTAATTTCTTTTTAGAATTATAAACCAAAAGTCCTTAAGATATTTTCTTAAGGACTTTTTTTATTGCTTAAATTTAATTCCGTAATAGCTTACAAAATTTTGGAATAAAATTTGATGATTTTCAATTTATGAAAAAACTACTACTTCTCTTCGTTTTGTTTTCAAAAACAGTTCTGTTTAGTCAAACAGTGCTAAATTATTTGCCTTTAAATCTAAATAATTTAGATAAAACCCAAATTCTAAATATTGAAGATGAGGCAAACCACGATATTTACGCTTTTGCCTGGGACAATAAAAACATCAATATTTTAAAATATGACAAGTTTTTATTTCTAAAAAATCGCTTTACAGATTCTATAAGACAGGAAATGAGCAGGAATCTAATGGGCGCAACAATTAATGATGAAAAAAAACCAACCTTATATTGGATTTCTCCAAATTATAGGAATCTGTTGCTTAAAACTTATGACCTGGAAAAAAATACTTCAGAGTCTTTAAGTTTTACTTTTCCAGAAAATCACAATTACATTATCACTTATTTTCATCAGCACAGTACTTTTTATCTTTTAGCAAAAGAAAAAGAAACTGACCACTTACTTCTTTATAAATTTAAAGATGGGAAATGCGTAATAATGATGTTCGATTTTTCTAATTTC encodes the following:
- a CDS encoding OmpA family protein — encoded protein: MKKVIMTLAFALALTGAHAQTENNSGFNKWSIEFAGGLTKPQRPLTAGYSTDTPSPWVGDLGVRYMFNNKFGLKADFGYNSFTAKNNSLDFDSKYYRVDLQAVANLGRIMNFETWTNTFGLLGHAGFGYAQLRSDNFKGADEVGNFIAGVTGQIRLSNRVALTGDFSTILNASQDRTFDGANIEGNRGFSGLLFNGTLGLNVYLGKNTKHADWAVMSSNNVDLTSLENKVADLEQQIKNKPAQKEIVVEKQVPAQPVDNDLIKRMINDKYYSVYFDFNKTTPIENSTASIDVVLNYLRKNPSASLDLVGYADQVGKADYNERLSNTRANNVKTIFEQAGIASSRLNVIANGADTSIKKDSDEARRLARRVTFIVK